One segment of Salvelinus alpinus chromosome 1, SLU_Salpinus.1, whole genome shotgun sequence DNA contains the following:
- the LOC139583169 gene encoding hepatitis A virus cellular receptor 1-like isoform X2, translating to MNTTTMRSTLHTLITVSLLALCDGVMETVVGVAGRTVSLIYRYDTATLGLTEVCWGRGAQPSLFGCENTVIATNGVEVTYRRSYRHRLPGKLRSGDVSLIIYNVGEGDSGFYHCRVAQSGLFNDLTHTVHLIVRQAPVVPTVIPTVIPTVPAQLLPITDTPGSSVIPENNRQAPLVPTVIPTIVPTATEQPLPITETSGSPFTPEKSREGEQGPDMLYDCTTGPIIGLVKGIKKMASPSLESYIGHTVRVGAIAFIPGLILAVLLSLRRSRNSRVRGEPASSPIVSSRNPRVEIPLSHHDTDAWIYDAPTDV from the exons ATGAACACAACGACAATGCGGTCTACACTTCATACCCTTATCACAGTCTCTCTGTTGGCAT tgtgtgatGGCGTCATGGAGACAGTGGTTGGTGTTGCAGGTAGGACGGTATCTCTGATCTACAGGTATGACACCGCTACCCTGGGTCTGACAGAGGTGTGCTGGGGGAGAGGAGCACAGCCGTCTCTCTTCGGCTGTGAGAACACAGTCATTGCTACTAATGGAGTAGAGGTGACCTACAGGAGGTCGTACAGACACAGGTTACCAGGGAAGCTTCGGAGTGGAGATGTCTCTCTCATTATCTACAACGTCGGAGAGGGAGACTCTGGGTTCTACCACTGTCGTGTGGCGCAATCAGGACTGTTCAACGACCTGACGCACACCGTTCATTTAATTGTTCGACAAG CACCTGTCGTACCAACTGTCATCCCAACTGTCATCCCAACAGTACCAGCCCAACTCCTTCCCATCACAGACACACCTGGGTCCTCTGTTATACCAGAAAATAACAGACAAG CACCTCTCGTCCCAACTGTCATCCCAACTATTGTCCCAACCGCGACAGAACAACCACTGCCCATCACAGAAACATCTGGGTCCCCTTTCACaccagagaagagcagagaag GTGAGCAAGGTCCTGATATGCTTTATGACTGCACCACAGGCCCAATAATAGGTCTTGTCAAGGGAATTAAG AAAATGGCTTCTCCATCTCTGGAAAGCTACATAGGACACACTGTTCGAGTGGGAGCAATCGCCTTCATCCCTGGTCTGATCCTAGCAGTTCTTCTTA GTCTGAGACGGTCCAGAAATAGCCGAGTCAGAGGAGAACCTGCCAGTTCCCCCATTGTCAGCAGCAGGAACCCTAGAGTGGAAATACCTCTCAGTCACCATGATACAGATGCCTGGATCTATGATGCTCCTACAGATGTATAG
- the LOC139583169 gene encoding hepatitis A virus cellular receptor 1-like isoform X3 produces the protein MNTTTMRSTLHTLITVSLLALCDGVMETVVGVAGRTVSLIYRYDTATLGLTEVCWGRGAQPSLFGCENTVIATNGVEVTYRRSYRHRLPGKLRSGDVSLIIYNVGEGDSGFYHCRVAQSGLFNDLTHTVHLIVRQVPAQLLPITDTPGSSVIPENNRQAPLVPTVIPTIVPTATEQPLPITETSGSPFTPEKSREGEQGPDMLYDCTTGPIIGLVKGIKQKMASPSLESYIGHTVRVGAIAFIPGLILAVLLSLRRSRNSRVRGEPASSPIVSSRNPRVEIPLSHHDTDAWIYDAPTDV, from the exons ATGAACACAACGACAATGCGGTCTACACTTCATACCCTTATCACAGTCTCTCTGTTGGCAT tgtgtgatGGCGTCATGGAGACAGTGGTTGGTGTTGCAGGTAGGACGGTATCTCTGATCTACAGGTATGACACCGCTACCCTGGGTCTGACAGAGGTGTGCTGGGGGAGAGGAGCACAGCCGTCTCTCTTCGGCTGTGAGAACACAGTCATTGCTACTAATGGAGTAGAGGTGACCTACAGGAGGTCGTACAGACACAGGTTACCAGGGAAGCTTCGGAGTGGAGATGTCTCTCTCATTATCTACAACGTCGGAGAGGGAGACTCTGGGTTCTACCACTGTCGTGTGGCGCAATCAGGACTGTTCAACGACCTGACGCACACCGTTCATTTAATTGTTCGACAAG TACCAGCCCAACTCCTTCCCATCACAGACACACCTGGGTCCTCTGTTATACCAGAAAATAACAGACAAG CACCTCTCGTCCCAACTGTCATCCCAACTATTGTCCCAACCGCGACAGAACAACCACTGCCCATCACAGAAACATCTGGGTCCCCTTTCACaccagagaagagcagagaag GTGAGCAAGGTCCTGATATGCTTTATGACTGCACCACAGGCCCAATAATAGGTCTTGTCAAGGGAATTAAG CAGAAAATGGCTTCTCCATCTCTGGAAAGCTACATAGGACACACTGTTCGAGTGGGAGCAATCGCCTTCATCCCTGGTCTGATCCTAGCAGTTCTTCTTA GTCTGAGACGGTCCAGAAATAGCCGAGTCAGAGGAGAACCTGCCAGTTCCCCCATTGTCAGCAGCAGGAACCCTAGAGTGGAAATACCTCTCAGTCACCATGATACAGATGCCTGGATCTATGATGCTCCTACAGATGTATAG
- the LOC139583169 gene encoding hepatitis A virus cellular receptor 1-like isoform X1 has product MNTTTMRSTLHTLITVSLLALCDGVMETVVGVAGRTVSLIYRYDTATLGLTEVCWGRGAQPSLFGCENTVIATNGVEVTYRRSYRHRLPGKLRSGDVSLIIYNVGEGDSGFYHCRVAQSGLFNDLTHTVHLIVRQAPVVPTVIPTVIPTVPAQLLPITDTPGSSVIPENNRQAPLVPTVIPTIVPTATEQPLPITETSGSPFTPEKSREGEQGPDMLYDCTTGPIIGLVKGIKQKMASPSLESYIGHTVRVGAIAFIPGLILAVLLSLRRSRNSRVRGEPASSPIVSSRNPRVEIPLSHHDTDAWIYDAPTDV; this is encoded by the exons ATGAACACAACGACAATGCGGTCTACACTTCATACCCTTATCACAGTCTCTCTGTTGGCAT tgtgtgatGGCGTCATGGAGACAGTGGTTGGTGTTGCAGGTAGGACGGTATCTCTGATCTACAGGTATGACACCGCTACCCTGGGTCTGACAGAGGTGTGCTGGGGGAGAGGAGCACAGCCGTCTCTCTTCGGCTGTGAGAACACAGTCATTGCTACTAATGGAGTAGAGGTGACCTACAGGAGGTCGTACAGACACAGGTTACCAGGGAAGCTTCGGAGTGGAGATGTCTCTCTCATTATCTACAACGTCGGAGAGGGAGACTCTGGGTTCTACCACTGTCGTGTGGCGCAATCAGGACTGTTCAACGACCTGACGCACACCGTTCATTTAATTGTTCGACAAG CACCTGTCGTACCAACTGTCATCCCAACTGTCATCCCAACAGTACCAGCCCAACTCCTTCCCATCACAGACACACCTGGGTCCTCTGTTATACCAGAAAATAACAGACAAG CACCTCTCGTCCCAACTGTCATCCCAACTATTGTCCCAACCGCGACAGAACAACCACTGCCCATCACAGAAACATCTGGGTCCCCTTTCACaccagagaagagcagagaag GTGAGCAAGGTCCTGATATGCTTTATGACTGCACCACAGGCCCAATAATAGGTCTTGTCAAGGGAATTAAG CAGAAAATGGCTTCTCCATCTCTGGAAAGCTACATAGGACACACTGTTCGAGTGGGAGCAATCGCCTTCATCCCTGGTCTGATCCTAGCAGTTCTTCTTA GTCTGAGACGGTCCAGAAATAGCCGAGTCAGAGGAGAACCTGCCAGTTCCCCCATTGTCAGCAGCAGGAACCCTAGAGTGGAAATACCTCTCAGTCACCATGATACAGATGCCTGGATCTATGATGCTCCTACAGATGTATAG
- the LOC139583169 gene encoding hepatitis A virus cellular receptor 1-like isoform X4 has protein sequence METVVGVAGRTVSLIYRYDTATLGLTEVCWGRGAQPSLFGCENTVIATNGVEVTYRRSYRHRLPGKLRSGDVSLIIYNVGEGDSGFYHCRVAQSGLFNDLTHTVHLIVRQAPVVPTVIPTVIPTVPAQLLPITDTPGSSVIPENNRQAPLVPTVIPTIVPTATEQPLPITETSGSPFTPEKSREGEQGPDMLYDCTTGPIIGLVKGIKQKMASPSLESYIGHTVRVGAIAFIPGLILAVLLSLRRSRNSRVRGEPASSPIVSSRNPRVEIPLSHHDTDAWIYDAPTDV, from the exons ATGGAGACAGTGGTTGGTGTTGCAGGTAGGACGGTATCTCTGATCTACAGGTATGACACCGCTACCCTGGGTCTGACAGAGGTGTGCTGGGGGAGAGGAGCACAGCCGTCTCTCTTCGGCTGTGAGAACACAGTCATTGCTACTAATGGAGTAGAGGTGACCTACAGGAGGTCGTACAGACACAGGTTACCAGGGAAGCTTCGGAGTGGAGATGTCTCTCTCATTATCTACAACGTCGGAGAGGGAGACTCTGGGTTCTACCACTGTCGTGTGGCGCAATCAGGACTGTTCAACGACCTGACGCACACCGTTCATTTAATTGTTCGACAAG CACCTGTCGTACCAACTGTCATCCCAACTGTCATCCCAACAGTACCAGCCCAACTCCTTCCCATCACAGACACACCTGGGTCCTCTGTTATACCAGAAAATAACAGACAAG CACCTCTCGTCCCAACTGTCATCCCAACTATTGTCCCAACCGCGACAGAACAACCACTGCCCATCACAGAAACATCTGGGTCCCCTTTCACaccagagaagagcagagaag GTGAGCAAGGTCCTGATATGCTTTATGACTGCACCACAGGCCCAATAATAGGTCTTGTCAAGGGAATTAAG CAGAAAATGGCTTCTCCATCTCTGGAAAGCTACATAGGACACACTGTTCGAGTGGGAGCAATCGCCTTCATCCCTGGTCTGATCCTAGCAGTTCTTCTTA GTCTGAGACGGTCCAGAAATAGCCGAGTCAGAGGAGAACCTGCCAGTTCCCCCATTGTCAGCAGCAGGAACCCTAGAGTGGAAATACCTCTCAGTCACCATGATACAGATGCCTGGATCTATGATGCTCCTACAGATGTATAG
- the LOC139583185 gene encoding T-cell immunoglobulin and mucin domain-containing protein 4-like isoform X1 yields METHCGLGWLLLCLLSVSECIAPKVIGIEGQHVTLPCKYNTKKHGVSAICWGRGAIPNSGCYKEIISSDGTKVTWRSSVRYNLFGELKTGDVSLTIFNVTEKDSGQYGCRVHVYGLWNDEKHHVNLNIEKAPVPTTSQAPAKVTIIQQTTDNHTHCHVTTNSTEYSDTSTPPYSESILEQMTGHKLPVILVSILLVLTGVVIVSVLVVLRKRWKTIATGVQIRPEHSGSTVLYSNSESSLGVQTREMAVENVYQIDDNERNDYEECPRQSMDTSPQSCC; encoded by the exons ATGGAGACTCACTGTGGTTTAGGCTGGTTGCTCCTCTGTCTACTTTCAG TCAGTGAATGCATTGCCCCAAAAGTCATTGGTATTGAGGGCCAGCATGTCACTCTGCCATGTAAATATAACACCAAAAAGCATGGTGTATCAGCCATATGTTGGGGGAGAGGAGCCATACCGAACTCTGGTTGTTACAAGGAAATCATCTCATCTGATGGCACTAAAGTGACATGGAGATCTTCGGTTAGATATAATTTATTCGGTGAGCTGAAGACAGGGGATGTCTCTCTAACCATCTTCAATGTCACTGAAAAAGACTCTGGACAATACGGCTGTCGTGTGCATGTTTACGGATTGTGGAATGATGAGAAACATCATGTCAACTTGAACATTGAGAAAG CACCTGTCCCAACAACATCTCAGGCACCTGCTAAAGTGACCATAATTCAACAGACCACGGACAACCACACACACT GTCATGTGACCACAAATTCCACAGAGTATTCAGACACATCCACGCCACCTTACAGCGAATCAATTTTG GAGCAGATGACAGGCCATAAGCTGCCTGTGATCCTGGTGTCCATTCTACTGGTTCTGACAGGCGTGGTGATTGTGTCTGTACTCGTTGTCTTGA GAAAGCGATGGAAAACAATTGCTACGGGAGTCCAAAT CAGGCCAGAGCACTCTGGCAGCACAGTCCTGTACAGCAACTCAGAGTCCAGCTTGGGTGTGCAGACTCGAGAGATGGCGGTAGAGAACGTCTATCAAATAGATGACAACGAGAGAAACGACTATGAGGAGTGCCCCCGACAAAGCATGGACACATCACCACAGTCATGCTGTTAA
- the LOC139583185 gene encoding T-cell immunoglobulin and mucin domain-containing protein 4-like isoform X2 has translation METHCGLGWLLLCLLSVSECIAPKVIGIEGQHVTLPCKYNTKKHGVSAICWGRGAIPNSGCYKEIISSDGTKVTWRSSVRYNLFGELKTGDVSLTIFNVTEKDSGQYGCRVHVYGLWNDEKHHVNLNIEKAPVPTTSQAPAKVTIIQQTTDNHTHCHVTTNSTEYSDTSTPPYSESILEQMTGHKLPVILVSILLVLTGVVIVSVLVVLRKRWKTIATGVQMPEHSGSTVLYSNSESSLGVQTREMAVENVYQIDDNERNDYEECPRQSMDTSPQSCC, from the exons ATGGAGACTCACTGTGGTTTAGGCTGGTTGCTCCTCTGTCTACTTTCAG TCAGTGAATGCATTGCCCCAAAAGTCATTGGTATTGAGGGCCAGCATGTCACTCTGCCATGTAAATATAACACCAAAAAGCATGGTGTATCAGCCATATGTTGGGGGAGAGGAGCCATACCGAACTCTGGTTGTTACAAGGAAATCATCTCATCTGATGGCACTAAAGTGACATGGAGATCTTCGGTTAGATATAATTTATTCGGTGAGCTGAAGACAGGGGATGTCTCTCTAACCATCTTCAATGTCACTGAAAAAGACTCTGGACAATACGGCTGTCGTGTGCATGTTTACGGATTGTGGAATGATGAGAAACATCATGTCAACTTGAACATTGAGAAAG CACCTGTCCCAACAACATCTCAGGCACCTGCTAAAGTGACCATAATTCAACAGACCACGGACAACCACACACACT GTCATGTGACCACAAATTCCACAGAGTATTCAGACACATCCACGCCACCTTACAGCGAATCAATTTTG GAGCAGATGACAGGCCATAAGCTGCCTGTGATCCTGGTGTCCATTCTACTGGTTCTGACAGGCGTGGTGATTGTGTCTGTACTCGTTGTCTTGA GAAAGCGATGGAAAACAATTGCTACGGGAGTCCAAAT GCCAGAGCACTCTGGCAGCACAGTCCTGTACAGCAACTCAGAGTCCAGCTTGGGTGTGCAGACTCGAGAGATGGCGGTAGAGAACGTCTATCAAATAGATGACAACGAGAGAAACGACTATGAGGAGTGCCCCCGACAAAGCATGGACACATCACCACAGTCATGCTGTTAA
- the LOC139583201 gene encoding hepatitis A virus cellular receptor 2 homolog → MSFLTHQCSFFYAGKCRWKSHQQWEEFDRRVKATLAVQPGDVTGSGTENTVAHSDALSLSRPARAQHNAVSCAPSTPTHWMYRMAAGSGPSFLRWILVLLPVSARCSVSAFKVMEGATATLSCQYSVGHLGLSGVCWGRECGTFWCNNILVQTDEHGVISKVSDRYRMTGDVLAGEMDLGILDVKQTDSGPYCCRVDIDGIFNDKKVIQNLRVMKAAPVTIMPTTTEANPATDHWKAVESSHIAIPRQNTSALHSVTLVDDPFPSLSLQINVPVLSLSLSLLLLIAGALVILGFKRIHRRALKTGGLSAKEPPHIIYAIRMRRPVEENICTLD, encoded by the exons ATGAGCTTCCTAACTCATCAATGCAGTTTTTTTTATGCTGGAAAATGCAGATGGAAATCCCATCAACAATGGGAGGAGTTTGACAGAAGGGTCAAAGCAACTCTGGCTGTCCAACCTGGAGATGTCACAGGCAGTGGCACCGAGAACACAGTTGCCCATTCAGATGCCCTGTCTCTGAGCCGCCCTGCCCGCGCCCAGCACAACGCAGTGTCGTGTGCACCCTCCACTCCTACACACTGGATGTACAGAATGGCTGCTGGTTCTGGACCGTCTTTCCTGCGTTGGATCCTTGTCCTCCTACCAGTCTCAG CCAGGTGTTCGGTGTCGGCGTTCAAGGTGATGGAAGGTGCTACTGCGACATTGTCCTGCCAATATTCAGTGGGCCATTTGGGTTTGAGCGGTGTGTGTTGGGGCCGAGAATGTGGCACGTTCTGGTGCAATAACATCCTCGTGCAGACAGACGAACATGGGGTCATCTCCAAGGTTTCGGACAGATACAGAATGACAGGTGATGTCCTCGCGGGAGAAATGGATCTTGGAATTCTCGACGTCAAGCAGACGGACAGCGGGCCATACTGTTGCAGAGTGGACATAGACGGCATTTTCAACGACAAAAAAGTAATCCAAAACTTGAGGGTCATGAAAG cTGCTCCAGTAACCATTATGCCAACAACCACAGAAGCTAACCCTGCCACAG ACCACTGGAAAGCTGTTGAGTCCTCACACATAGCCATTCCAAGACAGAACACCAGTGCTTTGCATTCTGTAACACTG GTGGATGACCCTTTCCCCAGCCTCTCTCTCCAGATCAACGTCccggtgctctctctctccctcagtctacTCCTACTCATAGCGGGGGCATTGGTCATACTGGGGTTCAAAC GGATTCACAGAAGAGCTCTAAAGACAGGCGG TTTGTCAGCCAAGGAGCCGCCCCACATCATCTATGCGATTCGCATGAGGAGACCTGTGGAGGAGAACATCTGTACTCTGGACTAG